A part of Fervidobacterium thailandense genomic DNA contains:
- a CDS encoding nucleotide exchange factor GrpE, with protein MWETEKKINGEPMESVDQGTEHVQEKPAEGAGETQEVPNLEEENKLLKEKVTELESQLKEIQNAARIIKANFENYKLDVERQIREVSKSSVLRFVKILLPVVDDFKRAFAYYEQTKDLEEFYKGITKIYEKFLKILENEGLKVIDTSGKFDPFLHEAFEKEERDDVEEYTILSVIEDGYIFNGQVVKPAKVKVSVRPREQK; from the coding sequence ATGTGGGAAACGGAAAAGAAAATAAATGGTGAACCTATGGAAAGCGTAGATCAAGGTACGGAACATGTTCAGGAAAAACCAGCGGAGGGAGCCGGAGAAACTCAAGAAGTTCCGAATCTGGAAGAGGAGAACAAGTTACTCAAAGAGAAAGTAACCGAGCTTGAATCGCAACTAAAAGAGATACAGAACGCGGCGAGGATAATAAAGGCGAATTTCGAGAACTACAAGCTTGACGTGGAAAGACAGATCCGCGAGGTCTCGAAAAGCTCCGTTTTGAGATTTGTAAAGATCCTTCTCCCGGTTGTCGACGATTTCAAACGCGCCTTTGCATACTATGAGCAGACCAAAGACCTGGAGGAGTTTTACAAGGGAATCACGAAGATTTACGAGAAGTTTTTGAAGATCCTCGAAAACGAAGGCCTCAAGGTTATTGACACCTCTGGAAAATTCGATCCGTTCCTCCACGAAGCTTTCGAAAAGGAAGAGCGCGATGACGTGGAGGAATACACAATTTTAAGTGTTATTGAAGATGGTTACATCTTCAACGGTCAGGTGGTGAAACCGGCCAAGGTCAAGGTCTCGGTGAGACCGAGAGAACAAAAGTGA
- a CDS encoding flavin reductase family protein yields the protein MKKFSKNPSKFYFHYPFPVAVVGVKVGDVVNFMSAAWHTQLSFDPPLYGVAISPKRFTSSLLEKAHEFSLNFLDFKDYRLAGTFGRLSGREVDKSRIPGGEWTIGNVLNVPILERAVAVYECKLVKFEPLGDHVLYVGQILGVHYDEDYFNTGVGRSTLLYMGNDLYSCAHSVNSVSFTKEDALRFLNESTLGRDEQ from the coding sequence ATGAAAAAGTTTTCCAAGAATCCTTCGAAGTTCTACTTTCATTACCCTTTCCCTGTTGCGGTGGTCGGTGTGAAGGTGGGGGATGTGGTGAATTTTATGTCCGCCGCGTGGCACACGCAGTTATCCTTCGATCCACCTTTGTACGGTGTGGCCATATCACCAAAACGTTTTACTTCGTCACTACTTGAAAAAGCCCACGAATTCTCGCTGAACTTTCTTGACTTTAAAGACTACAGGTTAGCCGGCACGTTCGGCAGGTTGTCCGGGCGGGAGGTCGATAAATCGAGGATACCTGGTGGTGAGTGGACAATTGGAAATGTTCTCAACGTTCCAATTCTCGAAAGGGCCGTTGCCGTTTACGAATGCAAGTTGGTAAAGTTCGAACCCCTTGGAGACCATGTTCTGTACGTAGGACAGATCCTCGGTGTCCACTATGATGAGGACTACTTTAACACAGGAGTAGGGAGGAGCACTCTGCTGTACATGGGAAACGATCTTTACTCGTGCGCACATTCAGTTAATTCCGTATCCTTTACGAAGGAAGATGCCTTAAGATTTTTAAACGAGTCTACCTTGGGGCGTGACGAGCAATGA
- the hrcA gene encoding heat-inducible transcriptional repressor HrcA produces MDLTERQKKVLYCIVKEYISSKTPVSSKRVLETATIERSGATIRNDMNRLMKLGYIYQPHTSAGRVPTDKGLRFYVNELLKIREEIRQRGTQVETVARFPIGDMEKVLTGAAKLLSSSTKGFVVIEKPSPLNLRIKRIVITPVSKTFSIANVVTTLGLSSSIPLSHAEIDDLTEIERVLNKMMSGITLSEFKAKLKTVLSKVSELTDFISENTTKGFIDIVERLSFESYEDYIHVGLANLVANERVREDKIHHLIAYVSSDTFFKELFELKDGIYIGKEHGLKFLEDFSIIIDRFKLEERPLGRVATIFDKYGDYDSVIESFEYMLNRLSEYFTVVSRNVE; encoded by the coding sequence ATGGATTTGACGGAACGCCAGAAGAAGGTGTTGTACTGTATCGTCAAAGAGTACATCAGCAGCAAAACTCCGGTGAGTTCGAAACGTGTGCTAGAGACAGCTACCATTGAGCGTTCCGGGGCCACAATTCGTAACGACATGAATCGCTTGATGAAACTGGGTTATATATACCAACCACACACGTCGGCTGGGCGCGTGCCAACCGACAAAGGTCTCAGATTTTACGTCAACGAATTGCTGAAGATCAGGGAGGAAATCCGTCAAAGAGGTACACAAGTTGAAACCGTTGCAAGATTCCCGATAGGTGACATGGAAAAGGTGCTCACCGGGGCAGCGAAGCTGCTGAGCTCTTCAACGAAGGGGTTTGTCGTTATTGAAAAACCAAGTCCGCTGAATTTGAGAATAAAGAGGATAGTGATAACACCTGTCAGCAAGACGTTCTCGATCGCCAACGTGGTAACCACACTCGGCCTGAGTTCTTCCATACCTTTATCCCATGCAGAAATTGATGATCTAACGGAAATTGAACGTGTTTTAAATAAGATGATGAGCGGGATTACACTGAGTGAGTTCAAAGCCAAGTTAAAGACGGTGCTTTCGAAGGTGTCGGAGCTCACTGACTTCATCAGCGAAAATACGACCAAGGGATTCATTGATATTGTTGAAAGATTATCTTTCGAATCTTATGAAGACTACATACACGTTGGCCTTGCCAATTTAGTTGCCAACGAGAGGGTACGCGAGGATAAGATTCATCACCTTATCGCTTATGTTTCAAGCGATACGTTTTTCAAAGAACTCTTTGAGTTGAAGGACGGTATTTACATAGGTAAAGAACACGGTCTGAAGTTCCTCGAAGATTTTTCCATCATCATTGATAGATTCAAACTCGAAGAACGACCTCTTGGCAGGGTTGCTACCATCTTTGATAAGTATGGTGACTACGATAGCGTGATCGAAAGTTTCGAATACATGTTGAACAGGTTATCCGAGTATTTTACCGTTGTCTCAAGAAATGTAGAGTAG
- the dnaJ gene encoding molecular chaperone DnaJ gives MPKKDYYEILGVPRNASDEEIKAAYKRLVKEWHPDKQPEERKKYAEQKFKEIQEAYEVLSDPQKRAMYDKFGYVGEGIPYEYQYTSSGGGFGFEDIFRDFFNDDIFNIFFGDQRTQSRTRTTSRRTPRRGEDIQLDVTVTEREVFTGKSVTIEYERYEACDHCRGEGVEPGSRSVTCSKCHGTGVVREERRTPFGVFINQYTCDVCGGTGTVPGEVCHVCHGTGRVRRRSSLILDIPAGVEDGQVFKLPRRGNAGLYGGEYGDLYVRVHVQRTSGLRREGDDIIVDATVDYVTAILGGKIKVTLPNGELVDVEIPAGTQPNERITVRGKGFPNQRTGRRGNLIVNVNVEIPRRVSKKERELLEEIARLRGVEI, from the coding sequence ATGCCTAAAAAGGACTACTACGAAATACTGGGCGTTCCGAGAAACGCCTCAGATGAGGAAATAAAGGCTGCTTACAAGAGACTTGTGAAGGAATGGCACCCTGACAAACAACCCGAGGAACGCAAAAAGTACGCAGAGCAAAAATTCAAAGAAATACAAGAAGCCTATGAGGTGCTTTCGGATCCTCAGAAGAGAGCTATGTACGATAAGTTTGGCTACGTGGGCGAAGGTATCCCATACGAGTACCAATACACGAGTAGTGGTGGAGGTTTTGGATTCGAAGACATTTTCCGTGACTTTTTCAACGACGATATTTTCAACATATTCTTCGGAGATCAGAGAACGCAATCGCGCACACGTACGACCTCAAGACGCACTCCTCGCAGGGGAGAGGATATCCAACTGGACGTGACTGTCACCGAGCGTGAGGTTTTTACAGGAAAGAGTGTTACCATTGAATACGAGAGGTACGAAGCTTGCGACCATTGTCGAGGCGAAGGTGTTGAACCTGGGAGTAGGAGTGTCACGTGCTCAAAGTGCCACGGAACGGGGGTTGTCAGGGAAGAAAGGCGCACACCGTTTGGTGTATTTATCAACCAGTATACTTGTGATGTTTGTGGCGGTACGGGAACAGTTCCGGGAGAGGTGTGCCACGTTTGTCATGGGACTGGGCGCGTGAGAAGGCGAAGTTCTCTGATCCTCGATATTCCCGCCGGAGTTGAGGATGGTCAAGTGTTCAAACTCCCGCGTCGTGGTAACGCTGGACTGTACGGTGGTGAGTACGGAGATCTATACGTACGGGTCCACGTGCAAAGAACATCTGGACTGAGACGCGAGGGTGATGATATAATCGTTGATGCGACCGTTGACTACGTTACGGCTATACTTGGTGGAAAAATAAAGGTTACGCTACCAAACGGGGAACTGGTCGATGTCGAGATTCCAGCTGGCACACAGCCAAACGAGCGTATAACGGTGCGTGGCAAAGGATTCCCAAATCAACGAACAGGGCGCAGGGGAAATTTGATTGTGAACGTGAATGTGGAAATACCAAGGAGAGTTTCCAAAAAGGAAAGAGAACTGCTCGAAGAAATCGCGCGGCTCAGGGGTGTTGAAATTTGA
- the rpsB gene encoding 30S ribosomal protein S2: MPVVTMKQLLEAGVHFGHRTQRWNPKMKPYIYGARKGIYIIDLQKTVKLLDEAYDFVRDVASRGGTILFVGTKKQAQMVVKKEAERCGGFYVNNRWLGGLLTNFQTIQTRIQRLKELEEMEANGELDKLPKKEQSKLRKTLEKLRKNLGGVKNMKGLPDVVFIVDPRKEKIAVQEANYLKIPIVAMVDTNCDPDPIDYVIPSNDDAIRAIALITSKIADAYLEGREGVPYSPEAATESAEVPEEIEISVPEDLDEEEI, translated from the coding sequence ATGCCGGTAGTGACGATGAAACAGCTTCTTGAAGCGGGAGTCCACTTTGGGCACAGAACCCAGAGATGGAACCCGAAGATGAAACCGTACATCTACGGTGCCAGGAAAGGTATCTACATCATCGATCTGCAGAAAACTGTTAAGCTTCTGGATGAGGCTTATGATTTCGTAAGGGATGTTGCGAGTCGTGGAGGAACGATCCTGTTCGTTGGCACCAAGAAGCAGGCGCAGATGGTCGTAAAGAAAGAAGCGGAAAGGTGCGGAGGCTTCTACGTAAACAACAGGTGGCTTGGCGGTCTTTTGACCAACTTCCAAACCATCCAGACCAGGATCCAAAGGTTGAAGGAACTCGAAGAGATGGAAGCCAACGGTGAACTTGACAAGCTTCCAAAGAAAGAGCAGAGTAAGCTAAGAAAAACTCTTGAAAAGCTCAGAAAGAACCTCGGCGGCGTCAAAAACATGAAGGGACTTCCCGATGTTGTTTTCATCGTGGATCCTCGGAAGGAAAAGATTGCCGTTCAGGAAGCTAATTACCTCAAGATCCCAATCGTTGCAATGGTCGATACTAACTGCGATCCTGATCCGATCGATTATGTGATACCGTCAAACGACGATGCAATAAGGGCCATCGCCCTGATAACGAGTAAGATCGCCGATGCGTATCTTGAGGGCCGCGAAGGTGTGCCTTACAGCCCAGAGGCGGCAACCGAGAGTGCAGAAGTGCCTGAAGAAATTGAAATTAGCGTTCCGGAAGACTTGGATGAGGAAGAAATCTGA